The proteins below are encoded in one region of Parvicella tangerina:
- a CDS encoding ABC transporter permease → MGTYILRKIAYGIVILFGVVTGVFFLQNATGGNPALLAGGQNATDEIIKNIERDLGLDLPLYQRYFLYLNDLSPVSFHSEDPESRVFMDTAKYDAVSLMDVGGSTMYFKYPYLGKSYKDKSFVSDVIFDKMDDTIVLALGAVTIAFVLGVIFGILSALNKGSFIDNSSFIIAVAGMSAPSFLTGSIISFVFGELWSETMDIPLLPAFAVVFALVIGVIVLILQNRKKEREDKERISVSKVLLWAFKGLVIGCSVWFVYIIGYSIFGFESLSWLGAVVEGPGTGLNVTGHLYSVNDYTGEEFLTLENLILPAITLGIRPLALVTQLMRSSMLDVMNEDYIRTARAKGLSETKVVLKHGLKNALNPVVTALSGSFASLLAGAVFVEKVFDWDGIGNVLLGAIQNSNMPLILGVTIVISTFFVIINLIVDIIYGLLDPRIRLK, encoded by the coding sequence TTGGGAACTTATATCCTTCGTAAAATAGCTTATGGAATTGTCATCCTTTTTGGAGTGGTGACTGGGGTGTTCTTTCTACAGAACGCAACAGGTGGAAACCCAGCGCTCTTGGCGGGTGGGCAAAATGCAACGGATGAGATCATTAAGAATATTGAAAGAGATCTTGGATTAGACCTTCCTTTATATCAACGATACTTTCTTTACCTGAATGATTTGTCTCCAGTTTCTTTCCACTCGGAGGATCCGGAAAGTCGTGTTTTTATGGATACAGCGAAGTATGATGCTGTTTCGTTGATGGATGTAGGTGGCTCAACAATGTATTTTAAGTATCCCTATCTTGGTAAATCGTACAAAGACAAATCTTTTGTGTCTGATGTCATATTTGATAAAATGGATGATACCATCGTTTTAGCCCTGGGAGCAGTAACTATCGCTTTTGTGTTGGGTGTTATTTTTGGTATTTTGTCTGCCTTGAATAAAGGTTCCTTTATTGATAATTCCAGCTTTATCATCGCAGTTGCTGGTATGTCTGCCCCGTCTTTCTTGACAGGATCAATAATCTCATTCGTTTTCGGGGAGCTTTGGTCTGAAACGATGGATATTCCTCTGTTGCCAGCTTTTGCCGTAGTTTTTGCTTTAGTTATTGGTGTTATTGTTTTAATCCTTCAGAATCGCAAAAAGGAACGTGAGGATAAAGAGAGAATATCAGTTTCAAAGGTGTTACTATGGGCCTTCAAGGGGTTAGTGATTGGATGTTCAGTTTGGTTCGTCTACATTATCGGTTATTCGATATTTGGTTTTGAGAGTCTGTCTTGGCTTGGTGCAGTGGTTGAGGGCCCTGGAACTGGGCTAAATGTGACAGGGCATTTATATTCTGTGAATGACTATACAGGGGAAGAGTTTCTAACGTTAGAAAATTTAATTCTTCCAGCTATTACCTTGGGAATAAGGCCGCTGGCGTTGGTTACTCAGCTAATGAGAAGCAGTATGCTTGATGTTATGAATGAAGATTATATCAGAACGGCAAGAGCGAAGGGGTTATCAGAGACAAAGGTGGTGTTGAAGCATGGTTTAAAAAATGCGTTGAATCCGGTGGTTACAGCACTTTCTGGATCATTCGCTTCTCTTTTGGCAGGTGCTGTTTTTGTAGAGAAAGTGTTTGACTGGGATGGAATAGGGAATGTTCTATTGGGTGCGATTCAAAATAGTAATATGCCTTTAATTCTAGGTGTTACCATTGTGATCAGTACCTTCTTTGTGATCATCAACCTGATTGTGGACATTATTTACGGATTGTTGGATCCCAGAATCCGACTTAAATAA
- the prmA gene encoding 50S ribosomal protein L11 methyltransferase, translated as MNYVRVEFILNPLQPAREILYADLDILGFEAIEDTQSGAIGYMPEIKFTETILENLMVRDLPDQKVEFKIDTIEQKNWNEEWESQFQPIQINSECVIRAPFHKKTEVAYDIVILPKMSFGTGHHETTFLMAQELFQHELKGKSLMDMGCGTGVLAILAKKLGAEDVEGVDIEEWAYENSIENAELNQTNDIKFFHGDVSLISNKQYDVILANINRNILLNDMKDYAKALKDNGSVLLSGFYETDVQAIVSAAKRNGLNFVHSKEKNGWAMIQLSK; from the coding sequence ATGAATTACGTCAGAGTTGAATTCATTTTGAATCCTTTGCAACCTGCAAGAGAGATACTTTATGCCGATCTTGATATTTTGGGGTTTGAAGCGATAGAAGATACGCAATCTGGAGCTATCGGGTATATGCCAGAGATAAAGTTTACGGAAACGATTCTGGAAAATTTAATGGTAAGGGACTTGCCAGACCAAAAGGTAGAATTTAAAATTGACACCATCGAACAAAAAAACTGGAATGAAGAATGGGAAAGTCAATTCCAGCCAATTCAGATCAATTCAGAATGCGTTATAAGGGCTCCCTTCCATAAAAAGACTGAAGTAGCCTATGATATTGTGATTTTGCCTAAAATGTCTTTTGGAACGGGTCACCATGAAACCACCTTTTTGATGGCACAAGAATTGTTTCAGCACGAACTGAAAGGAAAAAGCCTTATGGACATGGGGTGTGGAACTGGGGTGCTAGCAATACTGGCTAAAAAGCTTGGAGCAGAAGACGTAGAAGGGGTAGATATCGAAGAATGGGCTTATGAGAACAGTATTGAGAATGCTGAGCTCAATCAAACGAATGACATTAAATTCTTTCATGGAGATGTCTCATTGATATCGAATAAGCAATATGACGTTATTCTCGCCAATATCAACCGAAACATATTGCTAAATGATATGAAGGACTATGCAAAAGCTCTCAAGGATAATGGAAGTGTGCTTTTAAGCGGATTTTATGAAACGGATGTCCAAGCTATTGTGTCTGCGGCTAAAAGAAATGGATTGAATTTTGTACATTCGAAGGAGAAAAATGGCTGGGCGATGATTCAGCTATCCAAATAA
- a CDS encoding MauE/DoxX family redox-associated membrane protein, producing the protein MSTNNNHKYIVWGIRIFVAALFVLSAVAKLWPSPTLGIGTFEAKYLGGMGIEGTFAKVLSRLLIGLEFTLAVLLLLPFYLKKVVIPATIGLLGVFSIHLLIQVASGESGNCGCFGELIPMSPLQSVIKNIIAIGLLILPLTKFKDGLEDKKNLNPILLIGLSVALLMFVLIPQGGNSTETETVEIEKGGESEFEVYFEDIAQGNKLLCFFSPTCEHCMATGKALTELKKKYPGLIPEIRILFMDEVGNGSEEEVAKFFEFIGAEYTYKVLSVEEFIPIFFAEYNFPGVKYLYNGEERIFFEGIEDNEFDADKLLEEIKREY; encoded by the coding sequence ATGTCAACTAACAACAATCATAAATACATCGTTTGGGGAATTCGGATTTTTGTTGCAGCGCTGTTTGTTTTATCTGCCGTTGCGAAATTGTGGCCATCCCCCACGCTAGGAATAGGAACATTTGAGGCTAAGTATCTTGGAGGTATGGGAATTGAAGGCACTTTTGCGAAAGTGTTGTCAAGATTATTAATTGGGTTGGAGTTTACATTGGCTGTTTTGTTGTTACTTCCGTTTTACCTCAAAAAGGTAGTCATTCCGGCAACAATTGGTTTGCTTGGGGTTTTTTCAATTCATTTGCTTATTCAAGTAGCCAGCGGTGAGTCTGGAAATTGTGGGTGCTTTGGTGAGTTGATTCCGATGAGTCCGCTTCAATCTGTAATTAAGAATATTATAGCAATTGGACTCTTGATTTTACCGTTAACCAAGTTCAAAGATGGGTTGGAAGATAAGAAGAACTTAAACCCCATTTTATTGATAGGTTTGAGTGTAGCTTTGTTGATGTTTGTCTTAATTCCTCAAGGGGGAAACAGTACAGAAACTGAGACGGTAGAGATTGAAAAAGGTGGAGAGTCTGAATTTGAAGTTTATTTTGAGGATATTGCTCAAGGGAACAAATTGCTTTGCTTTTTCTCCCCAACCTGTGAGCATTGTATGGCGACTGGAAAAGCGTTGACTGAATTGAAGAAAAAATACCCTGGTTTGATTCCTGAGATTAGAATTCTCTTTATGGATGAGGTAGGAAACGGTTCTGAGGAAGAGGTTGCTAAATTCTTTGAATTTATAGGAGCAGAGTATACCTATAAGGTGTTAAGTGTAGAGGAGTTCATACCAATCTTCTTTGCAGAATATAATTTCCCTGGAGTGAAGTATCTTTACAACGGTGAGGAGCGTATCTTCTTCGAAGGTATTGAGGACAACGAATTTGATGCTGATAAATTGCTAGAAGAAATCAAAAGAGAATATTGA
- a CDS encoding polyribonucleotide nucleotidyltransferase, giving the protein MNIVNKKMTLPNGKEVSIETGKLAKQADGSVVVRMGDTMLLATVVSNKDAKDDVDFLPLTIDYREKFASNGRFPGGFLKREARPSDEEILTMRLVDRAMRPLFPDDYHADTQVMIQLMSSDGEDQPDALACLAASAAVAVSDIPFNGPVSEVRVIRKDGEFIVNPTFDEMEGNDLDMIVAGTDDSINMVEGEMGEVSEAVMLEAIKAAHVVIKEQIKLQLEVAAQVEKANPKREYTHEVHDEELKAKIYDFAYQRCYDIAKQGLADKKKRGELFGAVKEEFVATLSEEEVSEKGFLISQYFKATQKAGVRRAMLDTKIRLDGRKLDEIRPIWCEVDYLPGQVHGSAIFTRGETQSLTTLTLGSSLDAQRKDGALIQREDNFVLHYNFPPFSTGEARPIRGVSRREVGHGNLALRALKNMIPGKPENPYTVRLVSEILESNGSSSMATVCAGTLALLDGGVQMKKPVSGIAMGLISDADTKEFIVLSDILGDEDHLGDMDFKVTGTRDGITACQMDIKIEGLDYSLLEQALEQARKGRLHILDKIEETIAAPREDYKGHVPRIETIEVPGDAIGGIIGKGGETIQALQAETGTTISIDELENGNGIVEIFADNKAGMEEAKRQINLIAYPPVAEVGETYMGKVKNIVAFGAFCEIVPGTDGLLHVSEIAWERVDKVEDYLKEGQEIEIKVIGKDPKSGKYKISRKALLPKPERKPKPEKAEESK; this is encoded by the coding sequence ATGAATATAGTAAACAAAAAAATGACCCTTCCAAATGGGAAGGAGGTTTCAATTGAAACTGGAAAACTAGCTAAGCAGGCGGATGGTTCTGTGGTGGTTAGAATGGGAGACACGATGCTTTTAGCAACAGTTGTTTCAAACAAAGATGCTAAAGACGATGTAGACTTCTTGCCGCTAACAATTGATTACAGAGAAAAATTTGCATCAAACGGAAGGTTCCCAGGTGGTTTTCTTAAAAGAGAGGCTAGACCTTCTGATGAGGAAATCCTAACGATGCGTTTAGTGGATAGAGCAATGCGTCCGTTGTTCCCAGACGATTATCACGCAGATACGCAAGTGATGATTCAATTGATGTCTTCTGATGGAGAAGACCAGCCAGATGCGTTGGCATGTTTAGCGGCTTCTGCGGCTGTTGCAGTGAGTGATATCCCTTTTAATGGGCCAGTTTCTGAAGTGAGAGTGATTCGTAAAGATGGTGAGTTTATCGTTAACCCAACTTTTGATGAAATGGAAGGGAACGATTTAGATATGATTGTAGCTGGAACAGACGATTCGATCAATATGGTTGAAGGTGAGATGGGAGAGGTTTCTGAAGCAGTTATGCTTGAAGCTATCAAAGCAGCTCATGTGGTGATTAAAGAACAAATCAAGTTGCAATTAGAAGTTGCTGCTCAGGTGGAAAAAGCGAATCCAAAAAGAGAATATACGCACGAAGTTCACGATGAAGAACTAAAAGCGAAAATTTATGATTTTGCTTATCAAAGATGTTATGACATTGCTAAGCAAGGACTTGCCGATAAGAAAAAAAGAGGGGAGTTGTTTGGAGCTGTTAAAGAAGAGTTCGTAGCAACACTTTCTGAAGAAGAGGTTAGTGAAAAAGGATTCTTGATCAGTCAATACTTCAAAGCTACCCAGAAAGCGGGGGTAAGAAGAGCTATGCTTGATACAAAAATCAGACTGGACGGAAGAAAACTTGACGAAATTCGCCCAATCTGGTGTGAGGTGGATTACTTGCCCGGTCAGGTACATGGTTCTGCAATCTTCACAAGAGGTGAAACGCAGTCGTTGACAACACTTACGTTAGGAAGTAGTTTAGATGCACAGAGAAAAGATGGAGCGTTGATCCAGAGAGAAGATAATTTTGTGCTTCACTACAACTTTCCACCATTCTCAACCGGAGAGGCAAGACCAATCCGTGGAGTGAGTAGAAGAGAGGTTGGTCATGGAAATCTGGCTTTAAGAGCACTAAAGAATATGATTCCTGGTAAACCAGAGAATCCTTACACCGTAAGATTGGTTTCTGAGATTCTGGAGTCTAACGGTTCGTCTTCAATGGCAACAGTTTGTGCTGGTACACTCGCCTTGTTAGATGGAGGTGTTCAAATGAAGAAACCAGTTTCAGGTATTGCAATGGGATTGATCTCTGATGCAGATACAAAAGAATTTATTGTTCTTTCAGATATCCTTGGAGATGAGGATCACCTAGGTGACATGGACTTTAAAGTAACTGGAACAAGAGATGGTATTACCGCATGTCAAATGGATATCAAGATTGAAGGATTAGATTATTCTTTGCTTGAGCAAGCTTTAGAGCAAGCTAGAAAAGGTAGGCTACATATCTTAGACAAGATAGAAGAGACTATTGCGGCACCTCGTGAAGATTACAAAGGTCATGTGCCGAGAATCGAGACTATAGAAGTTCCAGGAGATGCGATTGGAGGAATCATCGGAAAAGGAGGTGAAACTATTCAAGCGCTTCAAGCTGAAACAGGAACAACTATCTCAATTGACGAGTTGGAAAATGGTAATGGTATCGTTGAAATCTTTGCAGATAACAAAGCAGGGATGGAAGAGGCGAAACGTCAGATCAATTTGATTGCTTATCCGCCAGTTGCTGAAGTAGGAGAGACCTATATGGGGAAAGTGAAGAACATTGTTGCATTTGGTGCGTTCTGTGAAATTGTTCCAGGAACTGATGGGCTTCTTCATGTTTCTGAGATTGCATGGGAGAGAGTAGACAAAGTTGAAGATTACTTGAAAGAAGGACAGGAGATTGAGATCAAAGTGATTGGCAAAGATCCTAAATCTGGAAAGTATAAGATTTCAAGAAAAGCACTACTTCCTAAACCAGAAAGAAAACCCAAGCCAGAGAAGGCTGAAGAATCGAAGTAA
- a CDS encoding acetyl-CoA carboxylase biotin carboxylase subunit has translation MKKILIANRGEIALRVMKTCKRLGISTVAIYSEADANAPFVRFADESVCLGPPPSSQSYLLGDKIIEVCKELNVDGIHPGYGFLSENADFTRKVTDAGINFIGPSPEAMEVMGSKLAAKAAVKKYGIPMVPGIDEAITDVPLALEKSKEIGYPILIKASAGGGGKGMRIVEKPEDFVDQMDMAVSEAVSAFGDGAVFIERYVGSPRHIEIQVLADKHGNVVHLFERECSIQRRHQKVIEEAPSAVLTPELREAMGKAACDVARACDYFGAGTVEFLYENGEFFFLEMNTRLQVEHPVTEMITGVDLVEEQINVALGKPLTFSQEDLQIKGHALEVRVYAEDPKNNFLPDIGKLEVYRRPTGEGVRVDDGFEEGMDIPIYYDPMIAKLITYGDDREDAIRKMTKAIEDYDIVGIQTTLEFCKYAINHEAFVSGEFDTHFVKYHFQDPNILDITDEDVQLVASALGNYVLNEGSYHADYSPSSEWSDWTRKRS, from the coding sequence ATGAAGAAAATTCTTATCGCCAACAGAGGGGAAATTGCGCTACGTGTAATGAAAACGTGCAAAAGACTTGGTATTAGCACGGTAGCTATATATTCTGAAGCTGATGCTAATGCTCCGTTCGTGAGATTTGCAGATGAGTCGGTTTGTTTAGGTCCGCCACCGAGTAGTCAAAGCTACCTGCTGGGAGATAAGATTATAGAAGTATGTAAAGAACTGAATGTTGACGGAATTCATCCTGGGTATGGGTTTTTGAGTGAAAATGCTGATTTTACTAGAAAAGTTACGGATGCAGGAATCAATTTTATCGGACCTTCCCCTGAAGCAATGGAAGTAATGGGGTCAAAGCTGGCGGCTAAGGCGGCAGTGAAAAAATATGGTATTCCTATGGTTCCTGGAATTGATGAGGCGATTACAGATGTGCCTTTGGCTTTGGAAAAGTCTAAAGAGATTGGGTATCCCATTTTGATCAAAGCTTCCGCTGGTGGAGGTGGTAAAGGAATGCGAATCGTTGAAAAACCTGAGGATTTTGTTGATCAAATGGATATGGCTGTTAGTGAGGCAGTATCAGCATTCGGAGATGGAGCCGTCTTTATCGAAAGATATGTGGGATCACCTAGACACATTGAGATTCAGGTGTTGGCAGATAAGCACGGTAATGTAGTTCATCTTTTTGAAAGGGAGTGTTCTATTCAGAGAAGACATCAGAAAGTCATTGAAGAAGCTCCTAGTGCGGTATTGACCCCTGAACTTAGAGAAGCCATGGGTAAAGCAGCTTGTGATGTAGCTCGAGCTTGTGACTATTTTGGAGCGGGTACAGTAGAGTTTCTATATGAGAATGGTGAGTTTTTCTTCCTTGAAATGAATACACGACTTCAGGTAGAACATCCTGTTACAGAAATGATTACCGGTGTTGATCTTGTGGAAGAACAGATTAATGTTGCATTGGGTAAACCGTTGACTTTCTCGCAGGAAGATTTGCAAATAAAAGGACACGCATTGGAGGTAAGAGTCTATGCGGAAGATCCTAAGAATAACTTCTTGCCGGATATTGGTAAGCTGGAGGTATATAGAAGACCAACAGGAGAAGGAGTGCGGGTAGACGATGGCTTTGAGGAAGGTATGGATATTCCGATTTATTATGATCCGATGATCGCCAAGTTGATCACTTATGGTGATGACAGAGAGGATGCTATCCGAAAAATGACAAAGGCAATCGAGGACTACGATATTGTAGGAATACAAACTACGCTGGAGTTTTGTAAATATGCAATTAATCATGAGGCATTTGTGAGTGGAGAATTTGATACGCATTTTGTAAAATATCATTTTCAGGATCCTAATATTTTGGATATCACTGATGAGGATGTTCAATTGGTGGCTTCTGCCCTAGGAAACTATGTGTTGAATGAAGGCTCTTACCATGCAGATTATAGTCCTTCAAGTGAATGGTCAGATTGGACCAGAAAAAGATCGTAG
- the rpsO gene encoding 30S ribosomal protein S15, whose protein sequence is MYLTEEVKRDIFKKHNKSAEDTGTAEGQIALFTHRINHLTEHLKKNRKDFATERALVKLVGKRRKQLDYLIKTDIERYRAIIKELGLRK, encoded by the coding sequence ATGTATTTAACAGAAGAAGTAAAAAGAGATATCTTCAAGAAGCACAACAAAAGTGCAGAAGATACAGGAACTGCCGAAGGACAAATTGCTTTGTTCACGCACAGAATTAACCATTTAACTGAGCACCTTAAAAAGAATCGTAAAGATTTTGCTACGGAGAGAGCGCTTGTTAAATTGGTAGGTAAAAGAAGAAAACAACTTGATTATTTGATCAAAACAGATATCGAAAGATACAGAGCGATCATTAAGGAACTTGGATTACGTAAGTAA
- a CDS encoding endonuclease/exonuclease/phosphatase family protein, translating into MKILRLIALLTIPAISFSQNELKILSWNLHLLPAPVYAKSKKRLRVDSIIKHLTKSDTTIDLLLFQEVFHQGCRKRLIKGLENLYPYHTPVVNPAKGRLFKTNSGLIIFSKTPFVQMKSIRYEECSGSDCMAFKGAQFIHTVWNNVPLFVVNTHLNSQPPRSIALEQTRKIIKELIVPIGNTKVPIILGGDFNINYSDTTNYNALISILGSSNQKHLDLTQSDQPQELESTLDYLFVYHDQLSEHFTLESVHKIQIGPSWRPSDGKKVYGKTVGFSDHHAVIMRLKYIP; encoded by the coding sequence GTGAAGATCTTACGCTTAATCGCTCTACTTACAATCCCTGCAATTAGCTTCTCACAGAATGAACTAAAGATTCTGAGTTGGAATCTTCATTTGTTGCCAGCACCAGTTTATGCCAAAAGTAAAAAAAGGCTAAGAGTGGATTCAATTATTAAGCACCTCACCAAATCAGACACCACTATCGACCTTCTTTTATTTCAGGAAGTATTTCACCAAGGTTGTAGAAAACGATTAATCAAAGGGCTAGAAAACCTATACCCTTACCACACTCCTGTTGTAAACCCTGCTAAAGGAAGGTTATTCAAAACGAACAGCGGTTTGATCATATTCTCAAAAACGCCTTTTGTTCAGATGAAATCTATCCGCTATGAAGAGTGTAGCGGAAGCGACTGTATGGCCTTCAAAGGGGCTCAGTTCATCCACACGGTATGGAATAATGTTCCTTTGTTTGTTGTGAACACTCACTTGAACAGCCAGCCTCCAAGATCGATTGCACTTGAACAGACTAGAAAAATAATTAAGGAATTGATCGTGCCTATTGGCAACACCAAAGTCCCCATCATCCTAGGTGGAGATTTTAACATCAACTATTCTGACACAACTAACTATAATGCACTCATTTCTATTCTAGGATCCAGCAACCAGAAGCATTTAGATCTCACACAATCAGATCAACCACAAGAATTGGAAAGCACGCTAGATTACCTTTTCGTTTACCATGACCAACTCTCAGAACACTTTACACTTGAAAGTGTCCATAAGATACAAATAGGCCCCTCCTGGAGGCCTTCTGATGGCAAAAAGGTTTATGGTAAAACGGTTGGTTTTTCTGATCATCATGCGGTTATTATGCGTCTAAAATATATTCCATAA
- the plsY gene encoding glycerol-3-phosphate 1-O-acyltransferase PlsY — protein MKEVFEFNNILAIILAYLIGSIPSAIWVSKWFFGIDVRDYGSKNAGATNTFRVIGKKAGFPVLFFDILKGWASVTFLSMLSSYELGSNQHINLQLAVGLAAVFGHVYPIYERFKGGKGVATLLGIVLAINFPAAGVSFILFLLTYIISQYVSLGAITAAFFFPFITVYVFKATSPTLIYFSVVISFLVIFTHRKNIERLLKKKENKMPLNIRNKR, from the coding sequence ATGAAAGAGGTTTTTGAGTTTAATAATATACTAGCAATTATATTGGCCTATTTAATCGGTTCAATACCTTCAGCCATTTGGGTAAGCAAGTGGTTTTTTGGAATTGATGTTCGTGATTACGGTAGTAAGAATGCTGGAGCAACAAATACATTTCGCGTGATTGGAAAGAAAGCAGGTTTTCCTGTTTTGTTTTTTGACATACTAAAAGGATGGGCTTCTGTTACATTTCTCAGCATGTTAAGCAGTTATGAGTTAGGTTCAAACCAGCACATTAATTTGCAATTGGCAGTTGGTTTAGCTGCGGTGTTTGGGCACGTCTATCCCATCTATGAAAGGTTTAAAGGAGGGAAAGGTGTGGCAACCTTGCTGGGGATCGTTTTAGCGATCAACTTTCCAGCTGCAGGAGTTAGTTTTATTCTATTTCTGCTAACCTATATTATCAGTCAATATGTTTCTCTGGGTGCGATAACAGCAGCTTTCTTTTTCCCGTTTATTACGGTCTATGTGTTTAAGGCTACAAGTCCAACATTAATCTATTTTTCTGTTGTGATTTCATTTTTAGTCATTTTTACACATAGAAAAAATATTGAGAGATTACTCAAGAAAAAGGAAAACAAAATGCCTCTGAACATTCGCAATAAAAGATGA
- the tpiA gene encoding triose-phosphate isomerase, producing the protein MARKIVAGNWKMNMLADDGQQLIQEIVKGAAEVDCELIVCPAAPFLQSFSMLKGNVKIGAQNVSAFDNGAYTGEWSAAMLKSIAVNYAIVGHSERRSLFGETDDQVNAKVHKLLADGIKPIVCCGETLEQREEKLEKEVVKLQLVKALDGLTEESLENIVVAYEPVWAIGTGVTASAEQAQEMHAFIRSTLVKLFGDRATEIPLLYGGSCKPANAKELFACEDIDGGLIGGASLKSESFLAIAQSF; encoded by the coding sequence ATGGCTAGAAAGATAGTTGCAGGAAATTGGAAGATGAATATGCTTGCTGATGACGGACAACAGTTGATTCAGGAGATTGTAAAAGGAGCTGCTGAAGTAGACTGTGAACTCATCGTTTGCCCTGCAGCTCCATTCTTACAAAGCTTTTCGATGTTAAAGGGAAATGTGAAGATAGGGGCACAGAATGTTTCTGCGTTTGATAATGGAGCTTACACAGGTGAATGGTCCGCGGCTATGTTGAAGAGCATTGCTGTGAACTACGCTATCGTGGGACATTCTGAGAGAAGAAGTTTGTTTGGAGAAACGGATGATCAAGTTAACGCTAAAGTTCATAAGCTTTTGGCAGACGGTATAAAGCCGATAGTTTGTTGTGGAGAAACACTAGAGCAGCGAGAAGAAAAACTGGAGAAGGAAGTGGTTAAACTGCAATTAGTTAAGGCCCTCGATGGGTTAACCGAAGAATCTTTGGAGAATATTGTGGTAGCCTATGAGCCTGTGTGGGCCATAGGAACAGGTGTTACAGCTTCAGCGGAACAAGCACAGGAAATGCATGCTTTTATAAGATCTACTTTAGTGAAACTTTTTGGAGATAGAGCAACAGAAATCCCCCTTCTTTATGGAGGCTCTTGTAAGCCAGCTAATGCAAAAGAACTGTTTGCTTGTGAAGATATCGATGGTGGTTTAATTGGAGGAGCATCACTCAAGTCGGAGTCGTTTTTAGCCATTGCTCAATCCTTTTAG
- a CDS encoding tRNA-queuosine alpha-mannosyltransferase domain-containing protein: MTKNIVIVEPFYGGSHKQWTDGLTNLFEQQGHKVSLLTLPARHWKWRMQGAATFLADRFLEESSAPDVLIASDMLDLPAFVGLTRERLQDTKLCLYFHENQLTYPWSATDPDITLKRDLSYGMINLKSALMADEIFFNSSYHQKSFIEAIGQLISKLPDATNKTWTNKIEKKSSVLYLGMNLKQLTEWHKSSTEPILLWNHRWEYDKNPEVFFNTLMKLRRDGITFKLIICGERGEKYPQVFDQLQEEFKAELLHFGHVESKEAYYRLLHRATILPVTCNQDFFGGSVVEAIAAGCIPILPDRLAYPEHIPEELKESYISLSDEVWYQQLVEVIKRLKDHQQNIPKLRRKVLSYDWEKQRLQYLKMLN, from the coding sequence ATGACCAAAAATATTGTCATTGTAGAACCGTTCTATGGAGGTTCCCATAAACAATGGACAGATGGTTTAACCAACTTGTTTGAACAACAGGGGCACAAAGTTTCGTTACTGACTTTACCCGCAAGACATTGGAAATGGAGAATGCAGGGTGCTGCTACTTTTTTGGCGGATAGATTTCTTGAAGAATCTAGTGCTCCAGATGTTTTGATTGCATCTGATATGCTAGATCTTCCTGCTTTTGTTGGATTAACCAGAGAAAGGCTTCAGGATACAAAATTATGCTTGTACTTTCATGAGAATCAACTTACTTATCCATGGTCGGCAACTGATCCAGATATTACCCTTAAGAGAGACTTGAGCTACGGGATGATCAACCTAAAATCAGCCTTGATGGCTGATGAGATTTTTTTTAATTCAAGTTATCATCAAAAGTCGTTCATTGAGGCAATTGGTCAACTGATATCCAAATTGCCAGATGCGACAAACAAGACTTGGACAAATAAGATCGAAAAGAAGTCTTCTGTACTTTATTTAGGAATGAATTTAAAACAACTGACCGAGTGGCATAAATCGTCCACAGAACCAATTCTGTTGTGGAATCATCGTTGGGAGTATGATAAGAATCCTGAAGTTTTTTTTAATACTTTGATGAAGTTGCGAAGAGACGGAATAACTTTTAAACTAATCATTTGCGGTGAGCGAGGGGAAAAGTATCCACAGGTTTTTGACCAACTTCAAGAGGAGTTTAAAGCTGAATTGCTTCATTTTGGACATGTGGAGAGTAAAGAAGCATATTACAGGCTCTTGCACAGAGCAACTATACTTCCCGTTACCTGCAATCAAGACTTTTTTGGAGGAAGTGTGGTAGAAGCAATAGCTGCGGGGTGTATCCCAATTCTTCCGGATCGATTAGCATACCCTGAACATATCCCAGAAGAATTGAAAGAGAGCTATATATCACTTTCCGATGAGGTGTGGTATCAGCAATTAGTTGAGGTGATAAAAAGACTAAAAGATCATCAGCAGAATATTCCGAAATTAAGGAGAAAAGTGCTGAGCTATGATTGGGAAAAACAGAGATTACAATATCTTAAGATGCTTAATTAA